Genomic segment of Drosophila ananassae strain 14024-0371.13 chromosome 2L, ASM1763931v2, whole genome shotgun sequence:
CCTCCTTGTCAGTCAAGTCCACAGCCCCAAGGCTTTCGTAAAACTTGCGGGCGGGATTCCATTCCAGAACGTTGAACTCCAATCGTGGACATTTCAGCGCCACAGCTCGGGCAGATACCTCCAGGAAAATACGTTTCCCAGCGCCGCGTTTTCGGTGCTCTGGTCGGACGTATATGTCCTCCACAAAAAAGTAGCGACCCTGCCAGGTGGAGTATGCCTTATAACAGATAGAATACCCAATGGCTTGTctgggaaaataaaaaatgcaagtGTGAAATGGTCAGAGGATAAATATTGGCCCAGTCAAATGAATTATTGTTTGGACAGGCAGGTAGAACACAATTACCCTCCTTATCAGCTATTGGTTTTACTCACTTGGTGGCATTGTCAATGAGGACATAAACTTCACAGTCCTCCTGCTCCCCAGTAAGTCCGGCATCACGTTTGAGAACTAAGTATAAAatagtttacatttttaaggAACCTATTACATATTATATGTATAAGTTTGTTAAAAATACTCACCCTCCACCGTTAGTTGGGGGCCGTTGCTCATTTTTTCAAAGTCAGCCAGCTCCTGCAGATTAAATCAAGACTTTATATCATATGCGAATATGAAATAATTGTCTTTACCTGTATCATTGCCAGTACATCTTTAATATCATCCACCTGAGCACGCCGGAAAGTAAATTCATCGCTCTTCGACATAGTTACTGCCTTTTGTGTCTCCTTAATCAGAACTGAACCTGGCGACTGATATTTCAGTGTAGGTGTGGTCTTATCTGGGTGGGGAACTCATAAACACCTCATATTACTAGGGATGAGCCGTAATCCCGTGACTTAATACCGTGCCTACCACTAACATTCAGGGAGTTACAGGATTAAAGTAAAATTTCAAGAAAAAGATTATGAAAATGCGATCGAGATAtaatatagtttttaataagataataataatattatgtgTTTATGTGTGGTATATTAGTAATTACTAATATTTACTAGTAATTCATTAATGATTTATTAACTTATACGTTaacttataatatatatatgcttTATATTATATCAGCTATTaccatttaaatttaatattcaatttttaaaaagaataatAGAAATTCTCAAAGAAAAATCATAGCATAATTTTGGGGTGGAAGACACTGTTAGATTCTTATTAcaagaatttttaatttaaacctGGGGGTGAAACTTTgtcataatattttataagtaATATGCATACAGAATCAATTGTTGTTAATTAGTGGCACTTTGTTTGAGTTTCAAAATGATGGCGTCGCTCTTATCCGTGAAATGTTTGCCAAACAGATTTATTGTTTGAGGGAATGGTATTCTCAGTAAATATTTTCCCTCGACCGACCCTGTATGACGCCTCATTTGGTTGGGTCTTatcaatattttttggttCTCTCACTTTTGATTCATTGTGTTGACTTAAATTTTGGGTATTTGGGACCAATAATGTCACAACTTATCTGATTAGTGGAAATcgatttgttatttttctcgTACTCCATAGATGGAATCGAAAAGTTGCCCGGACATGGGCTATATTTTCGGTTGATCTCTCATGAACCTGATTGGTTCTGACCCAGGCACCTTGAATTTGATGGGGCTATCAGTTGGGTCGGGACCGGGACCGGGACCGCGTCCGAGTCCGGGGCCTATTAGTAGTGCCTGCCGCTAGTAAATACAGTTGACCTCTTGCCACATAGCAGCAACTCAATTTATatagatttttgttttcaattttgttgttttgtacAAACCCCGGCTTATCTCCGCTTCGTCACGATGATGTGGCTGTGGATTCTGAAATTATAACACCAATcccattttatattatttatgaaTATGTCGAGCGCTAAATGCGACCCGTTCGAAATGGAGCCtgtatttcaattttcatGTGCGAGAGAATTCCTGCTTGGGTTGGCAGGATTGCCTTATCTCTAGCATGTTTATAGtggtttatatttattttttgtttatataaatTCCATAAAAACAGTCAAGATTATGTAGAACTTGCTCGTGCTCAGCAATCAAGCttcaacaaaataaaacccaaGTCCCAAAGACGATAAACCGCAGCTTACACAGagggaaaattaataattgctATAACTAAAGAGGGTCTAtttcaaaatttgttaaatAGGTATTAACATTTatgtatttaaatatataattttgatttatatCTTAGTGTTAGCCCTCTCTTAATAATATTCCAAAAAAcaaagtaatatttttaaagtgcATCTCACTCACTGGGACATTTTATCTTTTAACCGCAATGCATCTTCCGGGCTTCGCTACTGCTGTTCCTGATAAACAACTCTATAGCTATAGCCACTGCCCGCACCCGGGCAAGGGTGCCCTTATATCCTTATCAGTGCTGGTCCTACAAgaactcctcctccttctccaaGTCGTGACCCGCACCCCGGAGCCACCTCCTTccaatggcctgatcccccTTCTCTGCCTTTCTTTCTATTGTCTCTACTAGACGGAGCCGGCttaaagttattttttttttcgccaggTTATTTACCTCCTTATCTCACCAGCATTGTTCTCTGGTTGCTTCTGAATCCGATTCGTTTTTATCAGTATTGCTGTTTGCAATATGTTTgctctctgtttttttttcttcttatcAATCCACATGACGTCACAAGAGCCGGCGTTTTAGGTTTCTGAAATATTTTatcttgaatttgttttttttttcattccaAACTTgctcattttaaaatttgacttGGCAGACACATGGGCAGGGGTGCCCAGTACTTTTTGttcctttttattattttggtttgtttttgtttatatgcTTTATCACTTGCCCAGGGAGTAAGAAAATAGAGCGAGATAGATAGTCAAGGTCGTTCAAGCTTCGTTATCAATATTTAGAAGGGTTTGAATCGAATATTCcattattatctttaattCATGAGGGTTTACAGTGAGTATTACAAAGTTTTTACATTCATAATGTCTGTtgaataatgaaaaaaaaattctagaGATTATAGCTTAAGAAAGGATATTTAATGATATTCTAAATAATGATAatcatattaaaaaatatatatagacaaGCCATTTCTATCAcaactttaattaaaatatgatGACTGATTTAATAAAGATTTCAAATCTTAAGTGGAGATTCTGTTTATATCCTTACTATATTacctatttatttaattatatggTTCTAAGCGAGGAAGACTTCGTTCTATTTTCTTTGAGACGAACCTGCAAACTGCCTCTGATAGTGGCAACCCAGTGGATTGGCAATGCTCTCTGTCACCGTCGTCGTCGCCGCCGCCGACGCCCCATCAGAACCCGGCCAAACAAGTGGGAGCGTTGATAAGGACACAACCCACTGGTAGGCCATATGACTCGTTAAGTCGGAAAGTTGCCCCGATAAGGATAGTCGCGCGACCGGCGCGTGATGCAAGTTAATCAAATCGGGTTTTGGTATCGCTGCCCTCGccgcctctctctctctgtatcTCTGGCGCCGTCCTGTTCGCTCCCATATAAAGGCTATGGGTGGCGCCGGTGGGGCTGGGTCGTCGGGAtccggattcggattcggatccGGTCCCAGGCACAGACCCGGCTCAGATAGCCATATCTTGGTGGCGTCCAATCAGCAGCCAAACTACACGGCGCGCAATGAGTTCGATGGTTGTTTCTGCCCCTCAGCCGATAATAAGTACAATCGTTACTTTACTTTTGCTGTGTAAttgttgctattgctgttgctgttgttgctgttgttggtgttgttgcgTTTTTGAAAAGGTGATATGAAATGTGCTCTGATAAGTTTTAATCAAGAATATTTTACTCGTATTGCTTTGGGTGGCTCTCTGGGCCGAGTAGCATTTGAAAAGTTGTAGTAGTAGGTCGAAGCGCGGATGCGGGTCCGGTCCGTATCGATACACTCCTGTTTTCCGTTTACCTTTTTACCGTTTTCCCGGTGACCCCGGTAAGATCCCAACCGTAAGGCGGTGGGCAGTGCCCGGCGATAATCACAGTGATTTTCCGGAAACCATTTCTCTGGGCGTGCAACCAAAGAAACCCCTTTTATCGCATCtaacaggaaaaaaaaaagaagaaagaagaAAAATGTTGCGCCGGCGCATGGAAAATCCTTTAAATATGTTTAACCACAAAAGCGACGTGAGTCTAACCAAGACAAATCGGGCAACGGATTGCGAGG
This window contains:
- the LOC6494198 gene encoding thialysine N-epsilon-acetyltransferase produces the protein MSKSDEFTFRRAQVDDIKDVLAMIQELADFEKMSNGPQLTVEVLKRDAGLTGEQEDCEVYVLIDNATKQAIGYSICYKAYSTWQGRYFFVEDIYVRPEHRKRGAGKRIFLEVSARAVALKCPRLEFNVLEWNPARKFYESLGAVDLTDKEGWHYYRVEEKQLAKLAQDLASFKA